In one Vibrio sp. CB1-14 genomic region, the following are encoded:
- a CDS encoding S1 family peptidase, producing MFRRFFNRSAIAVAVLSTSFISLHANADQVLASDNSKSVSPYIVNGNVADIEDYRSFVSLFSDPEAYTDYSLEGPICGGTLLSQDYVLTAAHCFYGDSNSAQWNQLFTVAITKLQNTDEAGSAERLRIAEIYLHPDYRDGEDYLWRNDIAILKLEKSAQLGEPVSYGFSKAYRYQPASFIAVGHGDTRSNVDDSEQLLEVPLNYVSNSQCMAFGLSGVRDDYICFSGDYSNVTGLNGGTCQGDSGGPVYWENNGSLVQIGITSFGPAECGDTSIPVTSVFTEVAHHYDWIVGVLAGHETPTYTPTEQERVNFGERVSPNSNKSTGSDGGGGSFPWIFTALLVYAGWSRRKLTDG from the coding sequence GTGTTTCGACGTTTTTTTAACCGTAGTGCAATCGCAGTTGCGGTTTTATCAACCAGTTTTATTTCACTCCATGCTAACGCTGACCAAGTTCTTGCTTCTGACAATAGTAAGTCGGTTTCACCATACATTGTGAACGGTAACGTAGCTGATATTGAAGATTATCGCTCTTTTGTATCTTTATTTTCGGATCCGGAGGCCTATACAGATTACTCGCTTGAGGGGCCGATTTGTGGTGGCACGTTGCTCAGTCAAGACTATGTATTGACGGCAGCACACTGCTTTTATGGTGACAGCAACTCCGCTCAATGGAATCAATTATTTACCGTCGCGATAACCAAGTTACAAAATACTGATGAGGCAGGTAGTGCCGAGCGCTTGCGTATCGCAGAGATATATTTACATCCAGATTACAGGGATGGAGAGGATTATCTTTGGCGCAATGACATTGCTATTTTGAAGTTAGAAAAGTCGGCACAATTGGGAGAGCCAGTTAGCTACGGATTCTCAAAAGCGTATCGTTACCAGCCAGCAAGCTTTATAGCAGTCGGGCATGGTGATACTCGCTCAAATGTCGATGATTCTGAGCAACTACTTGAGGTGCCTCTTAACTATGTCAGCAATAGCCAATGTATGGCTTTTGGGTTAAGTGGTGTGCGAGATGACTATATCTGTTTTTCTGGCGATTATAGTAACGTGACTGGATTAAATGGTGGAACCTGCCAAGGTGATTCGGGAGGTCCGGTATATTGGGAGAACAATGGCAGTTTGGTGCAAATTGGTATCACCAGTTTCGGTCCAGCAGAATGCGGTGATACAAGCATTCCAGTGACATCGGTTTTTACTGAGGTAGCTCACCATTACGACTGGATAGTAGGTGTACTAGCAGGGCACGAAACTCCAACCTATACACCGACTGAACAAGAGCGCGTAAATTTTGGAGAACGCGTGTCACCAAATTCCAATAAGTCAACTGGAAGCGACGGTGGTGGTGGGAGCTTCCCTTGGATATTCACAGCGCTACTTGTCTATGCTGGTTGGTCGAGAAGAAAGCTCACTGATGGTTAG
- the gcvP gene encoding aminomethyl-transferring glycine dehydrogenase has protein sequence MTELLNSLSTQNEFVARHNGPNKSDQQKMLDAINVLNLDTLIDETVPAQIRLEQPMTLDAPMSEADMLVEMKKFADLNQVKRTFIGQGYYNTFTPNVILRNVLENPGWYTAYTPYQPEISQGRLESLLNYQQMVMDLTGMEIANASLLDEATAAAEAMTLCKRAGKSKSKVFFVADDVHPQTLEVVKTRAEFIGFEVQVGSLESLPEQDVFGALVQYPGTTGEVRDLTDIIAAAQANKTLVTVATDLLASALLKPAGEMGADVVIGSAQRFGVPMGYGGPHAAFMATKDKHKRTMPGRVIGVSIDTNGNQALRMAMQTREQHIRREKATSNICTAQALLANMAAFYAVYHGEEGLKTIARRTHHMTAILAAGLTKAGYELAHNSFFDTITVNTGENTDKLVQKALASDVNLRQLEGQIGISFDETTTIEDINALFTVFEVKESVEALSTEIAGNELAAIPENCRRTSRYLTHPVFNTHHSETQMMRYLKQLENKDFSLTHGMIPLGSCTMKLNAAAEMIPVTWPEFGSIHPFAPLEQAAGYTALADDLKKKLCEITGYDDFSLQPNSGASGEYAGLIAIQRYHESRGEGHRNVCLIPSSAHGTNPATASMVSMKVVVVKCDDNGNIDTDDLAAKIEKHRDNLSSIMITYPSTHGVYEEHVKEVCEMVHGAGGQVYLDGANMNAQVGLTNPGFIGSDVSHLNLHKTFCIPHGGGGPGMGPIGVKSHLAPFLPGHIENGVEGEDYAVSAADLGSASILPISWAYIAMMGETGLTDATKVAILNANYVMERLLPHYPVLYRGTNGRVAHECIIDIRPLKEETGISEEDIAKRLMDYGFHAPTMSFPVAGTLMVEPTESEDLEELDRFCEAMIAIREEMTQVKDGVWPLDNNPLVNAPHTQVDLSKDAWDRPYSRELGCFPSAHQRTWKYWPTVNRVDNVYGDRNLICSCPSIENYED, from the coding sequence ATGACTGAATTACTCAACAGCCTAAGCACACAAAATGAATTTGTTGCTCGCCACAATGGGCCAAACAAATCTGACCAACAGAAAATGCTGGACGCGATTAACGTTCTAAACCTAGACACGCTTATCGACGAGACTGTCCCAGCACAAATCCGCCTAGAACAACCAATGACGCTAGACGCTCCAATGAGCGAAGCGGACATGCTGGTAGAAATGAAAAAATTCGCGGATTTGAACCAAGTAAAACGCACATTCATCGGTCAGGGTTACTACAACACCTTCACACCAAATGTGATTCTGCGCAACGTACTAGAGAATCCAGGTTGGTACACGGCGTACACGCCATATCAGCCAGAGATTTCACAGGGTCGTCTTGAGTCATTGCTGAACTATCAGCAAATGGTCATGGATCTAACAGGCATGGAAATTGCGAACGCATCTTTGCTTGACGAAGCGACCGCAGCAGCAGAAGCGATGACGCTGTGTAAGCGCGCTGGTAAGAGCAAGAGCAAAGTGTTCTTCGTGGCAGACGATGTCCATCCACAAACACTAGAAGTGGTGAAAACTCGTGCTGAGTTCATCGGCTTTGAAGTTCAAGTGGGTTCTTTAGAATCTCTACCAGAGCAAGACGTATTTGGCGCGCTCGTTCAATACCCTGGCACAACAGGTGAAGTTCGCGACCTAACTGACATCATCGCTGCCGCGCAAGCAAACAAGACGCTAGTCACTGTAGCGACAGACCTACTTGCTTCTGCACTGCTTAAGCCAGCGGGTGAGATGGGTGCAGACGTGGTTATCGGCTCAGCTCAACGCTTTGGCGTTCCTATGGGCTACGGCGGTCCACACGCTGCGTTCATGGCAACCAAAGATAAGCACAAACGTACCATGCCTGGTCGTGTAATCGGTGTGTCTATCGATACTAACGGCAACCAAGCTCTACGTATGGCAATGCAAACTCGTGAGCAACATATCCGCCGCGAGAAAGCGACATCGAACATTTGTACTGCCCAAGCACTGCTAGCTAACATGGCAGCGTTCTACGCGGTTTACCACGGTGAAGAAGGTCTAAAGACTATCGCTCGCCGTACGCACCACATGACGGCAATCCTAGCGGCTGGTCTAACTAAAGCTGGCTATGAATTGGCGCACAACAGCTTCTTCGATACCATCACGGTTAACACCGGTGAGAATACAGACAAGCTGGTTCAAAAAGCACTGGCGTCTGACGTCAACCTTCGTCAGCTTGAAGGTCAAATTGGTATCAGCTTCGATGAAACCACCACTATCGAAGACATCAATGCTCTATTTACTGTATTTGAAGTAAAAGAAAGCGTTGAAGCACTATCTACAGAGATTGCTGGCAACGAGTTGGCAGCGATTCCTGAAAACTGCCGTCGTACCTCTCGCTACCTAACCCACCCTGTGTTTAACACTCACCACAGTGAAACACAGATGATGCGTTACCTAAAACAGCTAGAGAACAAAGACTTCTCACTAACACACGGTATGATCCCACTTGGCAGCTGCACCATGAAGCTAAACGCAGCCGCAGAAATGATCCCTGTGACGTGGCCAGAGTTTGGCTCTATCCACCCATTCGCGCCACTAGAGCAAGCAGCAGGCTACACAGCCCTAGCTGATGACCTTAAGAAGAAGCTATGTGAAATTACAGGCTACGATGATTTCTCACTTCAGCCTAACTCAGGCGCATCCGGTGAGTACGCAGGTCTAATCGCAATCCAGCGCTACCACGAGAGCCGTGGCGAAGGTCACCGTAACGTGTGTCTGATCCCAAGCTCTGCGCACGGTACTAACCCTGCAACAGCGTCTATGGTGTCAATGAAGGTTGTGGTTGTTAAATGTGACGACAACGGCAACATCGATACTGATGACCTAGCAGCGAAGATCGAGAAGCATCGCGACAACCTATCAAGCATCATGATCACCTACCCTTCTACGCACGGCGTATACGAAGAGCATGTAAAAGAAGTGTGCGAGATGGTTCATGGAGCTGGCGGTCAGGTCTACCTAGATGGCGCTAACATGAACGCTCAGGTTGGTCTAACGAACCCAGGCTTCATCGGTTCAGACGTATCGCACCTAAACCTACACAAAACCTTCTGCATCCCGCACGGTGGTGGCGGTCCAGGTATGGGTCCTATCGGTGTTAAATCACATCTAGCACCATTCCTACCAGGTCACATCGAAAACGGTGTTGAAGGCGAAGACTACGCAGTGTCTGCAGCCGATCTTGGCAGCGCTTCAATTCTACCAATCTCGTGGGCATACATCGCGATGATGGGTGAAACTGGTCTAACGGATGCAACGAAAGTCGCTATCTTAAATGCAAACTACGTGATGGAGCGTCTACTTCCACACTATCCTGTTCTTTACCGTGGCACCAACGGCCGCGTAGCACACGAATGTATTATCGACATTCGTCCGCTGAAAGAAGAAACAGGCATCAGCGAAGAAGACATCGCTAAGCGTCTAATGGACTACGGCTTCCACGCGCCAACTATGTCGTTCCCTGTTGCGGGCACACTCATGGTTGAGCCTACCGAGTCAGAAGATCTTGAAGAGCTAGACCGTTTCTGCGAAGCGATGATCGCTATCCGCGAAGAAATGACACAAGTGAAAGACGGCGTATGGCCACTAGACAACAACCCACTAGTGAACGCACCACACACCCAAGTTGACCTTTCAAAAGATGCATGGGATCGCCCATACTCTCGCGAACTAGGCTGCTTCCCATCTGCTCACCAGAGAACTTGGAAGTACTGGCCAACGGTTAACCGTGTCGACAACGTTTATGGTGACCGTAATCTAATTTGTTCTTGTCCTTCGATTGAGAACTATGAAGATTAA
- the gcvH gene encoding glycine cleavage system protein GcvH has translation MDNTLKFSDSHEWVRDNGDGTVTIGISEHAQEMLGDVVFVDLPEVEDEIEAGESFSLVESVKAASDIYAPITGEIVEINEELEDSPELINEESYEGGWIVKVKMSDASELDNLKSAEEYLASIEDE, from the coding sequence ATGGACAACACTTTGAAGTTTTCTGACAGCCACGAATGGGTACGCGACAACGGCGACGGTACTGTGACTATCGGTATTTCAGAGCACGCTCAAGAAATGCTAGGTGACGTAGTGTTCGTTGACCTACCAGAAGTAGAAGACGAAATCGAAGCAGGCGAAAGCTTTTCTCTCGTTGAGTCTGTAAAAGCAGCGTCTGACATCTACGCACCAATCACTGGTGAAATCGTTGAAATCAACGAAGAACTAGAAGACAGCCCAGAGCTTATCAACGAAGAGTCATACGAAGGTGGCTGGATTGTTAAGGTAAAAATGTCTGATGCTTCTGAGCTAGACAACCTTAAGAGCGCTGAAGAATACCTAGCGTCTATCGAAGACGAATAA
- the fruA gene encoding PTS fructose transporter subunit IIBC, giving the protein MKISIITACPSGVANSIIAAGLLDQAAKALEHEANVECHSSVVETQTLTEAQINESDVIVVAANAPVDTQRFVGKKVYQASISDCTSDPKAFLADAIEKATELEQGVTVAATADTSSSAKKIVAITACPTGVAHTFMAAEALEDEAKRMGHTIKVETRGSVGAKNQLTAQEIADADLVIIAADIEVPLDRFDGKPMYKTSTGLALKKTEQEINKAFVDASPYKHTAGASQSGAAEEKKGVYKHLMTGVSHMLPVVVAGGLIIALSFVFGIEAFKEEGTLAAALMTIGGGSAFALMIPVLAGYIAFSIADRPGLAPGLIGGMLASSTGAGFLGGIVAGFLAGYSAKLIADKVSLPQSMEALKPILIIPFVASLFTGLVMIYIVGGPVSGIMAGLTDFLNNMGSANAVLLGVLLGAMMCFDLGGPVNKAAYTFGVGLLASQTYAPMAAIMAAGMVPALGMGLATFLAKDKFEAGEREAGKASFVLGMCFISEGAIPFAAKDPVRVIPSCMIGGALTGALSMLIGAKLMAPHGGLFVLLIPGAISPVLMYLVAIAAGTAVTGFTYAFLKRSSDKKTLAAA; this is encoded by the coding sequence ATGAAAATTTCAATTATTACCGCTTGCCCTAGTGGCGTAGCAAACAGCATTATCGCAGCAGGTCTTTTAGACCAAGCGGCGAAAGCACTTGAACACGAAGCGAATGTCGAGTGTCATTCTAGTGTGGTGGAAACACAAACTCTAACAGAGGCTCAAATCAACGAGTCTGATGTCATTGTTGTGGCCGCTAACGCGCCAGTAGATACTCAGCGCTTTGTAGGCAAAAAAGTCTATCAAGCGAGCATCTCCGACTGCACATCGGATCCAAAAGCATTCCTTGCTGATGCCATCGAAAAAGCGACCGAACTAGAGCAAGGTGTGACTGTTGCAGCGACAGCAGACACATCAAGCAGCGCGAAAAAAATCGTAGCTATTACAGCCTGCCCTACTGGCGTGGCGCACACCTTCATGGCGGCAGAAGCGCTTGAAGACGAAGCTAAGCGCATGGGTCACACCATTAAAGTGGAGACTCGTGGTTCTGTAGGTGCGAAAAACCAACTGACCGCACAAGAAATTGCCGATGCGGATTTGGTTATTATCGCTGCGGATATTGAAGTTCCACTGGATCGTTTTGACGGCAAACCAATGTACAAAACCAGTACTGGCCTTGCTCTTAAAAAGACCGAACAAGAGATCAATAAAGCGTTTGTTGACGCGTCTCCTTACAAACATACCGCTGGCGCAAGTCAGTCTGGTGCAGCCGAAGAGAAGAAAGGCGTGTATAAGCACCTAATGACCGGTGTATCTCACATGCTTCCTGTGGTTGTTGCTGGTGGCCTTATCATCGCGCTGTCGTTTGTATTCGGTATCGAAGCGTTTAAAGAAGAGGGCACGCTTGCAGCAGCACTTATGACCATTGGTGGTGGCAGTGCATTTGCTCTGATGATCCCAGTACTAGCAGGCTACATTGCGTTCTCAATTGCAGATCGCCCAGGTCTAGCTCCAGGTCTTATTGGCGGCATGCTAGCAAGCTCTACAGGTGCGGGCTTCCTTGGTGGTATTGTGGCGGGTTTCCTAGCAGGTTACTCAGCGAAATTGATTGCCGATAAAGTCAGCCTTCCACAGTCAATGGAGGCGTTGAAACCTATCTTAATCATTCCGTTTGTAGCTAGCTTGTTCACAGGCCTTGTGATGATTTACATCGTTGGCGGCCCAGTATCTGGCATTATGGCGGGTCTGACTGATTTCCTAAACAACATGGGTAGCGCCAATGCGGTTCTACTAGGCGTACTTCTAGGCGCAATGATGTGTTTCGATTTGGGCGGACCGGTGAACAAAGCCGCTTACACCTTCGGTGTTGGTCTTTTGGCTTCTCAAACGTACGCACCTATGGCAGCTATCATGGCAGCGGGTATGGTACCAGCGCTTGGTATGGGTCTAGCCACATTCCTAGCGAAAGATAAGTTTGAAGCTGGTGAACGTGAAGCAGGCAAAGCGTCATTCGTACTTGGTATGTGCTTTATTTCTGAAGGTGCTATTCCATTTGCAGCGAAAGATCCTGTACGCGTTATCCCTTCATGCATGATTGGTGGTGCGTTAACGGGTGCACTATCTATGCTAATTGGCGCGAAACTAATGGCACCTCACGGCGGTCTGTTCGTTCTGCTTATTCCTGGTGCAATCTCACCAGTACTGATGTACCTAGTAGCGATTGCGGCGGGTACTGCGGTAACAGGCTTTACGTATGCCTTCCTAAAACGCAGCTCGGATAAGAAGACGCTAGCTGCGGCTTAA
- the gcvT gene encoding glycine cleavage system aminomethyltransferase GcvT: MAQEQATQDLLKTPLHALHVSVGAKMVPFAGYDMPVQYPLGVKKEHLHCRDAAGLFDVSHMGQIRLHGANAAKILETLVPVDIIDLPAGKQRYAFFTNEQGGIMDDLMVANLGDHLFVVVNAACKEQDIAHLQAHLDEGVEMEVIEDRALLALQGPKAAEVLARIQPEVAEMLFMDVRKLDINGVECIVSRSGYTGEDGYEISAPSENAEALAQALTEYEEVEWIGLGARDSLRLECGLCLYGHDLDTTTTPVEASLLWGIQKVRRNEGERAGGFPGADIVLNQIETKDVARKRIGLIGQTKAPVREGAKLFDADDNEIGVVTSGTAGPTAGKPVSMGYVETGFAAIGTEVFAEVRGKKLAMTVEKMPFVPQRYYRG; this comes from the coding sequence ATGGCTCAAGAACAAGCAACCCAAGATCTATTGAAAACACCTCTACACGCATTGCACGTAAGCGTTGGCGCTAAGATGGTGCCATTTGCCGGCTACGATATGCCAGTTCAATACCCGTTGGGTGTAAAGAAGGAGCACCTTCATTGTCGCGATGCAGCGGGATTGTTTGACGTGTCGCATATGGGGCAAATTCGCCTGCACGGTGCAAACGCCGCTAAAATTCTCGAAACATTGGTTCCTGTAGATATTATTGACCTGCCAGCGGGTAAACAGCGTTATGCGTTCTTTACTAATGAGCAAGGCGGCATCATGGATGATCTTATGGTGGCAAACCTAGGCGATCATCTGTTTGTTGTCGTCAACGCTGCGTGTAAAGAGCAGGATATTGCACACCTTCAAGCGCACCTTGATGAAGGTGTCGAGATGGAAGTGATCGAAGATCGCGCTCTGCTTGCACTGCAAGGCCCTAAAGCGGCTGAGGTTTTGGCTCGTATTCAGCCTGAAGTTGCTGAGATGCTGTTTATGGATGTCCGTAAACTTGATATCAACGGCGTTGAGTGCATTGTTAGTCGCTCTGGTTACACTGGTGAAGATGGTTACGAAATCTCAGCACCGTCTGAAAATGCCGAAGCATTGGCTCAAGCGCTTACAGAATATGAAGAAGTAGAGTGGATTGGTCTAGGTGCTCGTGACTCGCTTCGCCTTGAATGTGGTCTGTGCTTGTACGGGCACGACCTAGACACAACGACAACCCCTGTTGAAGCAAGCTTACTTTGGGGCATTCAAAAAGTACGTCGTAATGAAGGTGAGCGTGCGGGTGGCTTCCCTGGTGCAGATATCGTTCTGAACCAAATCGAAACTAAAGATGTGGCTCGCAAGCGTATTGGTCTGATTGGTCAAACTAAAGCGCCAGTGCGTGAAGGCGCGAAGCTGTTTGATGCCGACGACAACGAGATTGGTGTCGTAACCAGTGGTACAGCCGGTCCAACTGCTGGAAAACCGGTCTCTATGGGTTACGTTGAGACTGGGTTTGCGGCAATTGGTACAGAAGTGTTTGCAGAAGTACGCGGTAAAAAGCTTGCTATGACGGTCGAAAAAATGCCGTTCGTGCCACAGCGTTATTACCGAGGCTAA
- a CDS encoding helix-turn-helix domain-containing protein, with protein sequence MSEDIYDEYPSLTLARESVDENIEPLKLGERIKDIRSKMGLTLEEASQRTGLARSTLSKIENEQISPTFQAMQKLASGLHIDMPQLFEPPKKKVATGRRDFTKRGEGKPHPTPTYEHELLATQLSNKKMMPFKSTVRARAFEEYSDWVRHDGEEFLLILSGQVTFFSEFYEPMIMSEGDSVYYDANMGHMLISTSEEDAHILWVTAK encoded by the coding sequence ATGTCAGAAGACATCTATGATGAGTATCCGTCCTTAACTCTCGCTCGTGAGTCAGTGGATGAAAATATAGAGCCTCTTAAACTGGGTGAACGCATCAAGGACATTCGTTCTAAGATGGGACTCACGCTTGAAGAAGCGAGCCAGCGAACAGGGCTTGCGCGCTCGACACTGAGCAAAATCGAAAACGAGCAGATTTCACCAACCTTTCAGGCGATGCAAAAACTGGCGTCCGGCCTGCACATCGATATGCCGCAACTCTTTGAACCACCAAAGAAAAAGGTTGCTACAGGTCGTCGTGATTTTACCAAGCGTGGAGAAGGGAAACCACATCCTACGCCAACCTATGAACATGAGCTGCTCGCAACGCAATTATCGAACAAAAAGATGATGCCATTCAAAAGCACAGTGAGAGCTCGCGCTTTTGAAGAATACAGCGATTGGGTAAGGCATGATGGCGAAGAGTTTTTGCTGATTCTATCGGGTCAAGTCACCTTCTTTTCCGAGTTCTATGAACCGATGATAATGAGCGAAGGGGACAGTGTTTACTACGATGCAAACATGGGGCACATGCTCATATCAACCAGTGAAGAAGACGCCCATATTCTTTGGGTTACGGCGAAATAA
- a CDS encoding S1 family peptidase has translation MNLNVKRWLFASLVLPLGLVAGLVHAESDVTPEGEVVPKVDIAPMIVNGTNASILDFPSFVSLFIDSLEYDGRYSSGAYCAGTLLDSRHVMTAGHCLSSFNSYDEGAVFFTSAVVGLENENQFLNAEKQRAEAVFFHPNFENNITKLLPNDIAIIRLESSVSGGSLVSRATSTESSQYRSRLAAFVALGHGDVETGVNGTNILQRADLFWVSNATCANNFTNGNFLTDKQICFSGATSIANGLKAGTCQGDSGGPIYWNDNGVFKQVGITSFGPAECGDATSAVTAAYTEIADYAGWIDSVLSGQQVPTLIVTEQDRIEYLEANGRVILQGGTVNSGGGDGGGGGAWSWLLSLSLISLGWLRRRVFA, from the coding sequence ATGAATCTAAACGTGAAACGATGGTTGTTTGCATCATTGGTTCTGCCGCTAGGTTTGGTGGCAGGGTTAGTGCATGCCGAAAGTGATGTTACTCCTGAAGGTGAGGTAGTCCCAAAGGTTGATATCGCCCCAATGATTGTGAATGGCACCAATGCATCGATTTTAGACTTTCCATCTTTCGTTAGCCTTTTTATTGATTCGTTGGAGTATGACGGACGTTATTCGTCGGGTGCATACTGTGCGGGTACGTTACTCGATAGCCGCCATGTGATGACTGCGGGACACTGTTTATCGAGTTTTAATAGTTATGATGAAGGTGCCGTGTTCTTTACCAGCGCTGTTGTCGGTCTGGAAAACGAGAACCAATTTCTTAACGCTGAAAAACAGCGTGCTGAAGCAGTGTTCTTCCACCCGAACTTTGAAAACAACATTACCAAACTGCTCCCCAATGACATTGCAATTATTCGTCTAGAGAGCTCTGTGTCGGGGGGGAGCTTAGTTTCACGCGCTACGTCCACAGAGTCGAGTCAATATAGAAGCCGCCTCGCTGCGTTCGTTGCGCTAGGGCATGGTGACGTGGAAACCGGAGTGAATGGTACCAATATTCTGCAACGTGCAGATCTATTCTGGGTCTCCAATGCTACCTGCGCTAACAATTTTACTAACGGCAACTTCCTGACAGATAAACAAATTTGTTTTAGTGGAGCGACTTCAATTGCTAATGGTCTTAAAGCGGGAACATGCCAAGGTGATTCTGGAGGACCTATCTACTGGAATGATAATGGCGTGTTCAAGCAAGTCGGAATCACCAGTTTTGGCCCTGCCGAGTGCGGTGATGCGACTTCAGCAGTGACCGCGGCATATACTGAAATTGCGGATTACGCAGGCTGGATTGATAGTGTGCTGAGTGGTCAGCAAGTACCCACTCTGATAGTGACTGAGCAAGATCGCATCGAATATTTAGAAGCGAACGGCCGCGTTATTCTTCAGGGTGGAACAGTGAACTCTGGCGGTGGTGACGGAGGCGGTGGTGGCGCTTGGTCTTGGCTGCTGTCGTTGAGTCTGATAAGCCTTGGTTGGCTACGCAGACGAGTGTTTGCATGA
- a CDS encoding serine hydroxymethyltransferase has protein sequence MNAQYSKSYPNHSLENFFSTNLSATDDAVFTGIQAEFARQNDQIELIASENIVSKAVMQAQGTCLTNKYAEGYPNRRYYGGCEHVDTVEAIAIERAKSLFKCEYANVQPHSGAQANGAVKLALLQPGDTIMGMSLDAGGHLTHGARPALSGKWFNAVQYGVDKETLEINYDDVRALAVEHKPKMIIAGGSAIPRVIDFAKFREIADEVGAILMVDMAHIAGLIATGAHPSPLPHAHVVTTTTHKTLRGPRGGMILTNHEDIIKKINSAVFPGLQGGPLMHVIAAKAVAFGEALGPQFSTYIDSVIANAKVLSEVLQTRGCDIVTGGTDTHLMLVDLRPKGLKGNKAEEALERAGITCNKNGIPFDTEKPMITSGIRLGTPAGTTRGFGTEEFKLIGEWIGDVLDGLVESPEGNPEVEKRVRKEVKALCARFPLYT, from the coding sequence ATGAATGCTCAGTACTCAAAAAGCTATCCAAATCACAGCCTAGAAAACTTCTTCTCAACCAACTTGTCTGCGACAGACGATGCTGTGTTCACAGGAATCCAAGCAGAGTTCGCTCGCCAGAATGACCAAATCGAGCTGATTGCTTCTGAAAACATCGTTTCCAAAGCAGTTATGCAAGCACAAGGCACTTGCCTAACCAATAAATACGCAGAAGGCTATCCTAACCGTCGCTACTACGGTGGTTGTGAGCATGTTGATACTGTAGAAGCTATTGCTATCGAACGTGCAAAGTCTCTTTTTAAGTGCGAATACGCAAACGTTCAACCTCACTCCGGCGCTCAAGCGAATGGCGCAGTAAAACTGGCGCTACTTCAACCTGGCGACACCATCATGGGCATGTCTCTTGATGCAGGTGGTCACCTTACTCACGGCGCTCGCCCTGCGCTTTCTGGTAAATGGTTTAATGCCGTTCAATACGGTGTGGACAAAGAAACCCTAGAGATTAACTACGACGACGTACGTGCTCTAGCTGTTGAACACAAACCGAAAATGATCATCGCTGGCGGTAGTGCAATTCCACGCGTTATCGACTTTGCTAAATTCCGTGAAATCGCGGACGAAGTTGGCGCTATCCTAATGGTCGACATGGCGCACATCGCAGGTCTGATTGCAACAGGCGCGCACCCTAGCCCACTGCCACACGCACATGTTGTCACCACGACAACGCACAAAACTCTGCGCGGCCCTCGTGGTGGCATGATCCTAACCAATCACGAAGACATCATTAAGAAAATCAACTCAGCGGTATTCCCTGGCCTTCAAGGCGGTCCGCTGATGCACGTGATTGCAGCCAAAGCTGTCGCGTTCGGCGAGGCTCTTGGCCCACAATTCTCAACTTATATCGATTCAGTGATCGCGAACGCAAAAGTACTTTCTGAAGTATTGCAAACTCGCGGTTGCGACATCGTGACTGGCGGCACTGATACTCACCTTATGCTGGTTGACCTACGTCCAAAAGGACTTAAAGGCAATAAAGCTGAAGAAGCCTTAGAGCGTGCTGGTATCACATGTAACAAAAACGGCATCCCGTTCGACACAGAAAAACCTATGATTACATCTGGTATTCGTTTAGGGACGCCAGCTGGAACCACCCGTGGTTTTGGCACCGAAGAATTTAAACTCATTGGTGAGTGGATTGGTGACGTGTTAGACGGCCTCGTAGAAAGCCCAGAAGGTAATCCAGAGGTCGAGAAACGCGTACGTAAAGAAGTGAAGGCGCTGTGCGCTCGCTTCCCACTCTACACTTAA